From the genome of Neomonachus schauinslandi chromosome 5, ASM220157v2, whole genome shotgun sequence, one region includes:
- the ZNF597 gene encoding zinc finger protein 597, with product MASTLPTTGAQGPMLFEDLAVYFSQEEYVSLHPAQRSLSRDTTQECFEDMALMGGEGKTEISQQLNLESAGFEELAPENSSITVPLIYYPEKSETGVGDPERKVSGGAPACKKRFISLLVTIENQTPLQELSQCLGTRALSEILEFPGEEAKNLYKCPECDESFSDNSYLVLHQKTHSGEKKYKCGDCGKIFNHRANLRTHRRIHTGEKPYKCAECGSSFRQHSHLSRHMNIHIKEKPHTCGICGRGFMWLPGLSQHQKTHAAKKAYECTDCGKYFGPKTNLALHEKTHTSATQYQCTQCVKCFGQSSHLVLPEQGHADDSEHCSDCGENMLLFSKFKPLKCPECAKTFLRVSELISHQSIHRGEKPHKCKTCAKSFILDSELACHQKNHTGEEPFKCTMCGKSFRLNMHLIVHQQTHTKTTM from the exons ATGGCGTCCACGCTTCCAACAACCGGGGCCCAG GGGCCAATGCTGTTTGAGGATCTGGCTGTGTATTTTTCTCAAGAGGAGTATGTGAGTCTGCACCCTGCCCAGAGGTCCCTCAGCAGAGACACTACACAGGAGTGTTTCGAGGATATGGCCTTGATGG GCGGGGAAGGCAAGACTGAGATTTCTCAACAGTTAAATCTAGAGTCTGCGGGATTTGAAGAACTTGCCCCAGAAAACTCCTCCATCACTGTGCCCCTTATCTATTACCCAGAAAAATCTGAGACTGGAGTTGGAGACCCAGAAAGGAAAGTATCAGGTGGAGCTCCTGCTTGCAAGAAAAGGTTCATAAGCCTATTAGTTACCATTGAAAACCAAACCCCATTACAAGAACTGTCTCAGTGTTTAGGAACCAGAGCACTTTCTGAAATTCTTGAATTTCCTGGGGAAGAAGCCAAAAATTTGTACAAGTGTCCTGAATGTGACGAAAGCTTCAGTGATAACTCATACCTTGTTTTGCATCAGAAAACTCATTCAGGGGAGAAAAAGTATAAATGTGGTGACTGTGGGAAGATTTTCAATCATAGAGCCAACCTGAGGACACACAGGAGGATCCATACTGGCGAGAAGCCTTACAAGTGTGCTGAGTGTGGCAGCAGCTTCCGCCAGCACTCACATCTGTCTCGGCACATGAATATCCACATAAAGGAGAAACCCCACACATGTGGCATATGTGGGAGAGGTTTTATGTGGCTCCCAGGATTGTCACAGCATCAGAAAACCCACGCTGCCAAAAAAGCCTATGAATGTACTGACTGCGGTAAATATTTTGGTCCGAAAACAAATCTTGCTTTGCATGAGAAAACGCACACGTCAGCCACCCAGTACCAGTGCACTCAGTGTGTGAAGTGCTTCGGGCAGTCCTCACACCTCGTCCTCCCCGAGCAGGGCCATGCAGATGACTCTGAACACTGCAGTGACTGTGGGGAAAATATGCTTTTGTTCTCAAAATTTAAACCTTTAAAATGTCCTGAGTGTGCAAAGACCTTCCTTCGTGTCTCTGAGCTTATTTCCCATCAGAGCATTCATAGAGGGGAAAAGCCCCATAAATGCAAAACATGtgcaaaaagttttattttggacTCAGAGCTTGCATGCCACCAGAAGAACCACACAGGAGAGGAACCTTTTAAATGTACCATGTGTGGGAAAAGTTTCAGGTTGAATATGCATCTCATTGTTCATCAGCAAACCCATACGAAAACCACCATGTAA